In Methanomicrobia archaeon, one DNA window encodes the following:
- a CDS encoding ArsR family transcriptional regulator — translation MKNSCILDLQSKEVRIQDPPTRPASYSNLSLVQLLRSGLRPAQIAAQLKVPKTTLQYHLDQLKRLGVVSKCGYGVWEVLAEPPKEVRKTTQVGQDKTDPFRTSSTKNSNFSTVKPDTVRAHAFMLTLKVPKGLRNWTGEMRRRFLLEHGLDFTPLRIAGGGQRIIFKGRKVWLTNPSVILFDRASYFANTSKDSKQLALYKLFQLVRQLERALDADFTERAGRQYRFKVSKQHYALVKNALAEQYDAEGKKLQVRTTKGLWFVIDNSFNLHEAETVHAETADLDNLKVQDFFNSLKEYPITTDFVLRAMNGIQQNQVLFAENIHSHIRAIQDLSFATKELVGLLERSKGHYPRDFMQTSLATLGRCER, via the coding sequence GTGAAGAACTCGTGCATACTCGATCTCCAATCGAAAGAAGTACGAATTCAAGACCCACCCACAAGACCGGCCTCTTATTCGAACTTGTCCCTAGTACAACTCCTCCGAAGCGGCCTCCGGCCCGCGCAAATCGCAGCGCAACTCAAAGTACCAAAAACCACGCTGCAGTACCATCTCGACCAGCTGAAGCGCCTCGGCGTCGTTTCGAAGTGCGGGTACGGGGTCTGGGAAGTGCTCGCGGAGCCTCCAAAAGAAGTACGAAAAACAACCCAAGTAGGTCAGGACAAGACCGACCCTTTTCGTACTTCTTCAACCAAAAATTCGAACTTCTCCACGGTGAAACCCGATACCGTCCGAGCGCACGCGTTCATGCTTACGCTCAAGGTTCCGAAGGGGCTGCGGAACTGGACGGGTGAAATGCGCCGACGCTTCCTCCTCGAGCACGGACTTGACTTCACGCCACTCCGCATCGCGGGCGGCGGGCAGCGCATCATCTTCAAGGGCCGCAAGGTTTGGCTGACGAACCCGTCCGTTATCCTCTTCGATCGCGCGTCATACTTCGCGAACACGAGCAAGGACTCGAAACAGCTCGCGCTCTACAAGCTCTTCCAGCTCGTCAGGCAGCTCGAACGCGCGCTCGACGCGGACTTCACGGAACGCGCCGGCCGGCAGTACCGTTTCAAAGTATCTAAGCAGCACTATGCGCTTGTGAAGAATGCGCTGGCCGAGCAGTACGATGCGGAAGGCAAGAAGCTGCAGGTGCGCACGACTAAGGGGCTGTGGTTCGTCATTGACAATTCGTTCAATCTCCACGAGGCGGAGACGGTGCACGCCGAGACCGCGGATCTCGACAACCTGAAGGTCCAGGATTTCTTCAACTCGCTCAAAGAGTACCCGATCACGACCGACTTTGTGCTCAGGGCCATGAATGGGATCCAGCAGAATCAGGTCCTCTTCGCTGAGAACATCCATTCGCACATTCGCGCCATCCAAGATCTCTCGTTCGCGACCAAAGAGCTCGTTGGCCTCCTAGAACGCAGCAAGGGTCACTATCCGCGCGACTTCATGCAGACTTCGCTCGCCACCCTTGGGAGGTGCGAACGATGA
- a CDS encoding DNA cytosine methyltransferase yields MAGLPVRSCSSDERRVKVIDLFCGAGGSTLGFKMAGFDVILGVDIDPIALSSYNLNHPEIETWQMDILDLSADKLPEADVVIGSTPCTEFSLAKRVRTYDMTLTNHFLQIVQEHKPKYWILENVPSIAWYLPFGTPYNLLCAANYGVPQQRLRCIAGEYPYPLPTHAKHPQRTLDDRELLPWVKFGTIVYPGGAKIVSKDGIAGAIRRANQLGRKKCSFALHVLDEEDVPFTLTATEFHGLRAPSTIIWDQGKLRRLSWLECVRCQSFPDDYIFKGTLDQRYHQLGDAVPPLLARAIAEAILRDQ; encoded by the coding sequence ATGGCGGGTCTACCAGTCCGCTCTTGCAGCAGTGACGAGAGACGCGTGAAAGTCATCGACCTTTTCTGCGGCGCCGGCGGCTCCACGCTCGGGTTCAAGATGGCCGGGTTCGATGTGATCCTTGGTGTTGATATCGACCCGATAGCGCTCTCTTCCTACAATCTAAATCATCCAGAGATCGAAACCTGGCAGATGGACATCCTTGATCTTTCCGCGGACAAACTGCCTGAGGCCGATGTGGTCATCGGGAGCACGCCCTGTACCGAGTTCAGCCTCGCCAAACGCGTCCGGACGTATGATATGACACTCACCAACCACTTTCTACAAATCGTACAAGAGCACAAGCCCAAATACTGGATCCTCGAAAACGTGCCCTCGATCGCATGGTACCTACCTTTCGGCACGCCCTACAATCTCCTATGCGCGGCCAACTACGGCGTGCCGCAGCAGCGTCTGCGGTGCATCGCTGGCGAGTACCCGTACCCACTGCCAACGCACGCAAAGCATCCTCAGCGCACGCTCGACGATCGCGAACTTTTGCCGTGGGTGAAGTTCGGCACGATCGTGTATCCTGGCGGCGCGAAGATCGTCTCTAAGGACGGCATCGCGGGCGCGATCAGGCGCGCGAACCAATTGGGTAGGAAGAAGTGCTCGTTTGCTTTACATGTTCTCGACGAGGAGGACGTGCCCTTCACGCTCACCGCAACCGAGTTCCACGGCCTCCGTGCACCATCCACGATCATCTGGGACCAGGGCAAACTGAGGCGATTATCCTGGTTGGAGTGTGTTCGCTGTCAATCGTTCCCCGACGATTACATCTTCAAGGGTACGCTCGATCAACGCTATCACCAACTCGGTGATGCAGTCCCGCCACTACTCGCTAGGGCGATCGCCGAAGCCATTCTCCGCGACCAGTGA